One window of the Brevinema andersonii genome contains the following:
- the gatC gene encoding Asp-tRNA(Asn)/Glu-tRNA(Gln) amidotransferase subunit GatC, whose translation MSFNINHIARLAHLELKEEERKKLTDSMDNILHFVETIASIDVENQEPIVRSISAPLSMRKDIAQDGLTTKEIKRNAPEFDDNYIIVPQIIKK comes from the coding sequence ATGTCTTTTAATATTAATCATATTGCTCGTTTGGCACACCTAGAGCTTAAAGAAGAAGAACGAAAAAAACTCACTGATAGTATGGATAATATATTACATTTTGTGGAAACAATCGCTAGTATTGATGTAGAAAATCAGGAACCGATTGTTCGTTCTATTTCTGCTCCTTTATCGATGAGAAAAGATATTGCTCAAGATGGGTTGACTACCAAAGAAATCAAACGTAATGCTCCGGAATTTGATGATAACTATATTATTGTTCCTCAAATTATAAAAAAATAA